The Streptomyces sp. CC0208 genome window below encodes:
- a CDS encoding HAMP domain-containing protein translates to MTSTSTEDREQAPGEQELRQLLAGLTAVRDGDFGTRLPSDGEGLLGDIATVFNGMVDQLSVFTSEVTRVAREVGTEGTLGGQAEVPGVSGTWADLTDSVNAMAGNLTTQVRDIAQVATAVAKGDLSQKIDVPARGEILQLKETVNTMVDQLSAFADEVTRVAREVGSEGRLGGQAQVPGVGGVWRDLTDSVNFMAGNLTSQVRNVAQVTTAVAQGDLSQKITVDARGEILELKNTINTMVDQLSAFADEVTRVAREVGTEGRLGGQADVKGVKGTWRDLTDSVNFMGGNLTAQVRNVAQVATAVAQGDLSQKITVDARGEILELKNTINTMVDQLSAFADEVTRVAREVGTEGNLGGQAIVRGVSGTWKDLTDNVNVMASNLTGQVRSIAQVATAVARGDLSQKITVEAKGEVAALADVINTMVDTLSAFADEVTRVAREVGTEGRLGGQAHVPNVAGTWKDLTDNVNSMANNLTGQVRNIALVTTAVANGDLSKKIDVDARGEILELKTTINTMVDQLSSFAAEVTRVAREVGSEGRLGGQAEVEGVEGTWKRLTENVNELAGNLTRQVRAIAEVASAVAEGDLTRSINVEASGEVAELKDNINSMVESLRETTRANQEQDWLKTNLARISSLMQGHRDLPVVAELIMDELTPLVAAQYGAFYLAEDTQRGHELRLVGSYGYPDDEERPTRIPVGRSLVGQAARNRRSVTVEELPEGYVSISSGLGHAAPTALVVLPIVVEEQVLGVIELASVSRFRKIHQDFLAQLMPTIGVNLNTIVANVRTDELLDESQRLTAELQARSEELQVQQDELQRSNAELEEKASLLASQNRDIEAKNLQIEQARQELETRAQQLSLASKYKSEFLANMSHELRTPLNSLLILAQLLAQNPSRNLTPKQVEYAGIIHSAGSDLLQLINDILDLSKVEAGKMDVAPERVPLRQLLEYVEATFRPMTTQKSLEFTVATAPGTPADLLTDDSRLRQILRNLLSNAVKFTEQGGVELRIEPAADREVPSGVHRGGPIVAFRVKDTGIGIPQQQLETIFGAFQQADGTTSRKYGGTGLGLSITREIAHLLGGAVTVDSTPGQGSTFTLYLPVARPDFEELMESGGRSAEQPYEISAAGEVSGPRQLVAPAPSPEHRRRRLLVIEERPRGLLTLVAERAVADLAYDSDDPHGGIDIITAVGAQEAASTLAADPCHCVVLELGMRHDEGADFLEAMRGDSALDSVPVLIHTGHRVDLVQEQGLRALAGDRPLDFLSSLDDLRERITLHLSAEQPGDVLSLVRSDDPQRPVAQVVDDSFLGRTVLVVDDDARNLFALSGVLELHGFRVLHADNGRKGIEMLLAHPDISVVLMDVMMPEMDGYAATAEIRAMPQYADLPIIAVTAKAMPGDQEKSLASGANDYVTKPVDTGDLIARVRRWLPG, encoded by the coding sequence ATGACCAGCACGTCGACGGAGGACCGCGAACAGGCCCCGGGCGAGCAGGAACTACGGCAGTTGCTGGCCGGGCTGACCGCCGTACGCGACGGCGACTTCGGCACCCGGCTGCCGTCCGACGGAGAGGGTCTGCTGGGCGACATCGCCACCGTCTTCAACGGCATGGTCGACCAGCTGTCCGTGTTCACGTCGGAGGTCACCCGGGTGGCCCGCGAGGTGGGCACCGAGGGCACGCTGGGCGGCCAGGCGGAGGTGCCCGGCGTCTCCGGCACCTGGGCGGACCTGACCGACTCCGTCAACGCCATGGCGGGCAACCTGACCACCCAGGTCCGTGACATCGCCCAGGTGGCGACCGCGGTGGCCAAGGGCGACCTGTCCCAGAAGATCGACGTGCCCGCGCGCGGGGAGATCCTTCAGCTGAAGGAGACCGTCAACACGATGGTCGACCAGCTGTCGGCCTTCGCCGACGAGGTCACCCGCGTCGCCCGCGAGGTCGGCAGCGAGGGACGCCTCGGCGGACAGGCGCAGGTGCCCGGGGTGGGCGGCGTCTGGCGCGACCTCACCGATTCGGTCAACTTCATGGCGGGAAACCTCACCTCCCAGGTCCGCAACGTCGCCCAGGTGACGACGGCGGTGGCGCAGGGCGACCTCTCCCAGAAGATCACCGTCGACGCCCGCGGCGAGATCCTCGAACTCAAGAACACCATCAACACGATGGTCGACCAGCTCTCCGCCTTCGCCGACGAAGTCACCCGCGTCGCCCGAGAAGTCGGCACCGAGGGACGGCTCGGCGGACAGGCCGACGTCAAGGGCGTCAAGGGCACCTGGCGCGACCTCACGGACTCCGTGAACTTCATGGGCGGCAACCTCACCGCGCAGGTCCGCAACGTCGCCCAGGTGGCCACTGCGGTGGCGCAGGGCGACCTCTCCCAGAAGATCACCGTCGACGCCCGCGGCGAGATCCTCGAACTCAAGAACACCATCAACACGATGGTCGACCAGCTCTCCGCCTTCGCCGACGAAGTCACCCGCGTCGCCCGCGAGGTCGGCACCGAGGGCAACCTCGGCGGGCAGGCGATCGTGCGGGGCGTGTCGGGAACCTGGAAGGACCTCACCGACAACGTCAACGTGATGGCCTCCAACCTGACCGGGCAGGTCCGTTCGATCGCCCAGGTCGCCACCGCCGTCGCCCGCGGCGACCTCTCGCAGAAGATCACCGTCGAGGCCAAGGGCGAGGTCGCCGCCCTGGCGGACGTGATCAACACGATGGTCGACACGCTCTCCGCGTTCGCCGACGAGGTCACCCGGGTGGCCCGCGAGGTGGGCACCGAGGGACGGCTGGGCGGTCAGGCGCACGTGCCGAACGTGGCCGGCACCTGGAAGGACCTGACGGACAACGTCAACTCGATGGCCAACAACCTCACCGGGCAGGTGCGCAACATCGCCCTGGTGACGACCGCGGTGGCCAACGGCGACCTGTCGAAGAAGATCGACGTCGACGCCCGGGGCGAGATCCTGGAGCTGAAGACGACCATCAACACGATGGTCGACCAGCTGTCGTCCTTCGCCGCCGAGGTCACCCGTGTCGCCCGCGAGGTCGGCAGTGAGGGACGCCTCGGCGGACAGGCCGAGGTGGAGGGCGTCGAGGGCACCTGGAAGCGGCTCACCGAGAACGTCAACGAGCTGGCCGGGAACCTCACCCGGCAGGTCCGCGCGATCGCCGAGGTGGCCAGCGCCGTCGCCGAGGGCGACCTGACCCGCTCGATCAACGTGGAGGCCTCCGGCGAGGTGGCCGAGCTCAAGGACAACATCAACTCCATGGTGGAGTCCCTGCGCGAGACCACCCGGGCCAACCAGGAGCAGGACTGGCTCAAGACCAACCTGGCCCGGATCTCCAGCCTGATGCAGGGCCACCGTGACCTGCCCGTGGTCGCCGAGCTCATCATGGACGAGCTCACCCCGCTGGTCGCCGCCCAGTACGGCGCCTTCTACCTGGCGGAGGACACCCAGCGCGGGCACGAACTGCGGCTGGTGGGCTCGTACGGCTATCCCGACGACGAAGAGCGGCCCACCCGCATCCCGGTCGGGCGCTCGCTGGTCGGGCAGGCCGCACGCAACCGCCGTAGCGTCACCGTGGAAGAGCTCCCCGAGGGGTACGTCAGCATCTCCTCGGGTCTCGGGCACGCCGCGCCCACCGCTCTGGTGGTGCTGCCGATCGTGGTCGAGGAGCAGGTCCTCGGCGTGATCGAGCTGGCCTCCGTCAGCCGCTTCAGGAAGATCCACCAGGACTTCCTGGCGCAGCTGATGCCGACCATCGGCGTCAACCTCAACACCATCGTCGCCAACGTCCGCACCGACGAGCTCCTTGACGAGTCCCAGCGGCTGACCGCCGAACTCCAGGCCCGTTCCGAGGAGTTGCAGGTCCAGCAGGACGAACTCCAGCGCTCCAACGCGGAGCTGGAGGAGAAGGCCTCCCTGCTGGCCTCGCAGAACCGGGACATCGAGGCCAAGAACCTCCAGATCGAACAGGCCCGGCAGGAGCTGGAGACCCGCGCGCAGCAGTTGTCGCTGGCCTCCAAGTACAAGTCGGAGTTCCTGGCCAACATGAGCCACGAGCTGCGCACCCCGCTCAACAGCCTGCTGATCCTGGCCCAGTTGCTGGCGCAGAACCCCTCCCGCAACCTCACTCCGAAGCAGGTCGAGTACGCGGGCATCATCCACTCTGCGGGCTCGGACCTGCTCCAGCTGATCAACGACATCCTCGACCTGTCCAAGGTCGAGGCGGGCAAGATGGACGTCGCGCCCGAGCGGGTGCCGCTGCGCCAGCTCCTGGAGTACGTCGAGGCGACGTTCCGGCCGATGACGACGCAGAAGAGCCTGGAGTTCACGGTCGCCACCGCGCCCGGCACCCCGGCCGACCTGCTCACCGACGACTCCCGGCTGCGGCAGATCCTGCGCAACCTGCTGTCGAACGCGGTGAAGTTCACCGAGCAGGGCGGCGTGGAGCTGCGGATCGAACCCGCCGCCGACCGGGAGGTGCCGTCGGGCGTGCACCGCGGCGGTCCGATCGTGGCGTTCCGGGTCAAGGACACCGGTATCGGGATTCCGCAGCAGCAGCTGGAGACGATCTTCGGGGCGTTCCAGCAGGCCGACGGGACGACCAGCCGCAAGTACGGCGGCACCGGGCTCGGACTGTCCATCACCCGGGAGATCGCCCATCTGCTGGGCGGCGCGGTCACCGTCGACAGCACTCCCGGGCAGGGCAGCACGTTCACGCTGTACCTGCCCGTCGCGCGGCCCGACTTCGAGGAACTGATGGAGAGCGGCGGACGGTCGGCGGAGCAGCCGTACGAGATCTCCGCCGCCGGGGAGGTGTCCGGGCCCCGGCAGCTCGTCGCTCCCGCGCCCTCCCCCGAGCACCGCCGGCGCCGGCTGCTGGTCATCGAGGAGCGCCCGCGTGGTCTGCTCACGTTGGTCGCCGAGCGGGCAGTGGCGGACCTCGCCTACGACTCCGACGATCCGCACGGGGGGATCGACATCATCACGGCGGTGGGGGCGCAGGAGGCGGCGAGCACGCTGGCGGCCGACCCCTGCCACTGTGTCGTCCTCGAACTCGGCATGCGGCACGACGAGGGCGCCGACTTCCTGGAGGCGATGCGCGGCGACTCGGCGCTGGACAGCGTGCCGGTCCTGATCCACACCGGACACCGCGTGGACCTCGTCCAGGAACAGGGCCTGCGGGCCCTGGCGGGCGACCGTCCGCTGGACTTCCTGTCCAGCCTGGACGACCTGCGCGAGCGCATCACCCTGCACCTGTCCGCCGAGCAGCCGGGCGACGTGCTGTCGCTGGTGCGTTCGGACGATCCGCAGCGTCCGGTGGCGCAGGTGGTGGACGACTCCTTCCTCGGCCGGACGGTCCTCGTGGTCGACGACGACGCGCGCAACCTGTTCGCGCTCAGCGGGGTGCTGGAGCTGCACGGCTTCCGTGTGCTGCACGCGGACAACGGCCGCAAGGGCATCGAGATGCTGCTCGCCCACCCCGACATCTCGGTGGTCCTGATGGACGTGATGATGCCGGAGATGGACGGTTACGCCGCCACCGCGGAGATCCGTGCGATGCCGCAGTACGCGGATCTGCCCATCATCGCGGTCACCGCGAAGGCCATGCCGGGCGATCAGGAGAAGAGCCTGGCGTCCGGTGCCAACGACTACGTCACCAAGCCCGTCGACACCGGCGACCTCATCGCCCGCGTCCGACGGTGGCTGCCGGGGTGA
- a CDS encoding STAS domain-containing protein — MARTDADGITVLGLDGEIDHQSVGGLTRALARADAAVGRRVVIDLSRVTFMDSSGVNALIAAFQSAQAVGGWLRLVVVRGTVLRTLQLVGLDTVIPFHETLEDALASPRDS; from the coding sequence GTGGCCCGGACCGACGCCGACGGCATCACCGTGCTCGGCCTCGACGGAGAGATCGACCACCAGAGCGTGGGCGGCCTGACGCGGGCCCTGGCTCGGGCGGACGCCGCCGTGGGCCGACGGGTCGTCATCGATCTGAGCCGGGTCACGTTCATGGACTCCAGCGGTGTCAACGCCCTGATCGCCGCTTTCCAGTCCGCCCAGGCCGTGGGGGGATGGCTGCGGCTCGTGGTGGTGCGGGGCACTGTGCTGCGCACTCTGCAGCTCGTGGGACTGGACACCGTCATCCCCTTTCACGAGACCCTGGAGGACGCCCTGGCCTCACCTCGGGACTCGTGA
- a CDS encoding ATP-binding protein, translated as MPEAAPAEVTVALDGADGCIADARAQTSKFLTRVQAEYGLPVSARTMDLGQLVVSELVTNALKYAPGPVLLHLRIADGMLEIEVWDTDPTLPLARAADAGRVGQHGLEIVMAVVQGIEARREPVGKCVTARLTLFDESQ; from the coding sequence ATGCCGGAAGCCGCACCTGCCGAGGTGACCGTGGCCCTGGACGGAGCGGACGGCTGTATCGCCGACGCCCGGGCCCAGACCTCCAAGTTTCTGACGCGGGTGCAGGCGGAGTACGGGCTGCCGGTGTCGGCCCGCACCATGGACCTGGGGCAACTGGTGGTCAGCGAACTGGTCACCAACGCGCTGAAATACGCGCCCGGGCCGGTGCTGCTGCACCTGCGCATCGCCGACGGCATGCTGGAGATCGAGGTCTGGGACACCGACCCGACCCTTCCGCTGGCTCGCGCCGCCGACGCGGGGCGGGTGGGTCAGCACGGTCTGGAGATCGTGATGGCGGTCGTCCAGGGAATCGAGGCGCGCCGGGAGCCGGTCGGCAAGTGCGTCACGGCCCGGCTCACCTTGTTCGACGAGTCGCAGTAG
- a CDS encoding SRPBCC family protein, which yields MSGEFKAVVAIDRPVQEVFAYLADGRNDPQFSPRVLRIERVPDTPTTVGTVFRSTVKDAGMKTAREFRITELEAPVRIRWTEVSKNSVTVREGGYDLEPLADGRTRVSIFNVLEGHGLGRLLVGLALAAARKDAPAFGTRIRTAAEKAIVAE from the coding sequence ATGTCCGGAGAGTTCAAAGCGGTGGTGGCGATCGACCGGCCGGTGCAGGAGGTGTTCGCCTACCTCGCCGACGGGCGCAACGATCCTCAGTTCAGTCCCCGGGTCCTCAGGATCGAGAGGGTCCCGGACACCCCGACCACCGTGGGCACGGTCTTCCGGAGCACCGTCAAGGACGCCGGCATGAAGACCGCCCGTGAGTTCCGCATCACCGAACTCGAAGCGCCGGTGAGGATCCGCTGGACCGAGGTGTCCAAGAACAGCGTGACGGTGCGCGAGGGTGGCTACGATCTGGAGCCCTTGGCCGACGGCAGGACTCGCGTGAGCATCTTCAACGTCCTGGAAGGTCACGGTCTGGGCAGACTGCTGGTCGGCCTGGCGCTGGCCGCGGCCCGCAAGGACGCCCCCGCCTTCGGCACCCGGATCAGGACGGCCGCCGAGAAGGCGATCGTTGCCGAATGA
- a CDS encoding SRPBCC family protein translates to MARRHRLIRVSPSAVWDVLADGHRYAEWVVGTARSEPVRGHWPHKDAAIRFQVRLGPLRLENETVVRHCEEGVELELEAHAGALGTARIAVELRPWGEHCLVLVDEHPLQGAGGRLHNVGFDALIQLRHRTMLARLARLCESTAPDAPHLAPVPSAVPGVEGTGHA, encoded by the coding sequence GTGGCTCGTCGCCATCGTCTGATCCGAGTCAGTCCGAGTGCCGTGTGGGACGTCCTGGCCGACGGTCACCGCTATGCGGAGTGGGTCGTGGGGACCGCGCGGTCCGAGCCGGTCCGGGGGCACTGGCCGCACAAGGACGCCGCGATCCGTTTTCAGGTCCGGCTCGGCCCGCTGCGACTGGAGAACGAGACGGTCGTACGCCACTGCGAGGAAGGCGTCGAACTGGAGCTGGAGGCCCACGCCGGCGCGCTGGGCACGGCCCGCATCGCCGTCGAACTGCGGCCGTGGGGCGAGCACTGCCTGGTCCTCGTGGACGAGCACCCGTTGCAGGGAGCCGGTGGCCGGCTGCACAACGTCGGCTTCGACGCGCTGATCCAGCTGCGTCACCGCACCATGCTCGCCCGACTGGCCCGGCTGTGCGAGAGCACGGCCCCCGACGCCCCGCACCTGGCGCCCGTCCCTTCGGCGGTACCGGGTGTGGAGGGAACGGGCCATGCCTGA
- a CDS encoding NAD(P)/FAD-dependent oxidoreductase encodes MPDAVVIGAGPNGLVAANVLADAGWSVDVLEEQPEPGGAVRHDRGVDPAFVNDLFSSFYPLAAASPVLAALRLEDHGLRWSNAPSVLAHPLTDGSCALLDRDLDTTAQSLDTFAPGDGDAWRRLHDVWLSLGPDLLDALFTPFPPVRASARLAWRLRAAGGLRMARTLVLPVRRLGEEEFRGQGGRLLLAGNALHADLAPESAGSGGFGWLMAMLGQTYGFPVPVGGSGALTQALARRLRARGGQVRCGQRVEEVVVRGGRAVGVRTAAGDAVPARRAVLADVSVPALYGSLVAPEHLPSQLLEDLRRFQWDFATFKVDWALDGPVPWRAEQASRAGTVHLADGVDELTRFAAQLAMRQVPDRPFLLFGQMTTADATRSPQGTESAWAYTHVPHEIGADAGDEGITGDWDTKDQELMADRVEQQVERFAPGFRGLVRGRRILAPPTLQALDANLGGGAINGGTTALHQQLVFRPVPGTGRPETPVPGLYLASSGAHPGGGVHGAPGANAARAALHRHRPPGLARAQRLLTGRDRTGNRR; translated from the coding sequence ATGCCTGACGCCGTGGTGATCGGCGCGGGCCCCAACGGTCTGGTCGCCGCCAACGTGCTGGCGGACGCCGGCTGGAGCGTCGACGTCCTGGAGGAACAGCCGGAGCCGGGCGGCGCGGTGCGCCACGACCGCGGGGTCGACCCCGCCTTCGTCAACGACCTCTTCAGCTCCTTCTACCCGCTGGCGGCCGCCTCCCCGGTCCTGGCCGCACTGCGCCTGGAGGACCACGGACTGCGGTGGAGCAACGCGCCGAGCGTGCTCGCGCACCCCCTCACCGACGGCAGCTGCGCCCTCCTGGACCGCGATCTCGACACCACCGCCCAGTCCCTCGACACCTTCGCGCCGGGCGACGGGGACGCGTGGCGGCGGCTGCACGACGTGTGGCTGAGCCTGGGCCCCGACCTCCTGGACGCACTGTTCACCCCCTTCCCGCCGGTCCGCGCGTCGGCCCGCCTGGCGTGGCGGCTGCGGGCCGCGGGCGGGCTGCGGATGGCCCGGACGCTGGTCCTTCCGGTACGGCGGCTGGGGGAGGAGGAGTTCCGCGGGCAGGGCGGCCGGCTGCTGCTGGCGGGAAACGCCCTGCACGCCGACCTTGCCCCGGAATCCGCGGGCAGCGGCGGCTTCGGCTGGCTGATGGCCATGCTGGGGCAGACGTACGGCTTCCCCGTCCCCGTCGGCGGCTCCGGCGCCCTGACGCAGGCCCTGGCCCGCCGGCTGCGGGCCCGGGGCGGGCAGGTGCGCTGTGGTCAGCGCGTCGAGGAGGTCGTCGTCCGCGGCGGCCGGGCCGTCGGCGTCCGTACGGCGGCCGGCGACGCGGTACCGGCTCGCCGGGCGGTGCTGGCGGACGTGTCGGTACCCGCGCTGTACGGGAGCCTCGTCGCCCCCGAGCACCTGCCCTCGCAGCTCCTGGAGGACCTGCGCCGGTTCCAGTGGGACTTCGCCACGTTCAAGGTCGACTGGGCGCTCGACGGCCCGGTGCCCTGGCGGGCCGAGCAGGCGTCCCGGGCCGGCACCGTCCACCTCGCCGACGGCGTCGACGAGCTCACGCGCTTCGCAGCGCAGCTGGCCATGCGGCAGGTCCCGGACCGCCCCTTCCTGCTGTTCGGGCAGATGACCACCGCCGACGCCACCCGTTCCCCGCAGGGCACGGAATCGGCCTGGGCCTACACCCACGTCCCGCACGAGATCGGGGCCGACGCCGGGGACGAGGGCATCACCGGTGACTGGGACACCAAGGACCAGGAGCTCATGGCCGACCGGGTCGAACAGCAGGTGGAACGGTTCGCGCCAGGATTCCGCGGTCTTGTCCGCGGCCGCCGCATCCTGGCGCCCCCGACCCTCCAGGCCCTGGACGCCAACCTGGGCGGCGGCGCCATCAACGGGGGCACCACCGCCCTCCACCAGCAGCTCGTCTTCCGCCCCGTGCCCGGCACCGGGCGCCCGGAGACCCCCGTCCCCGGGCTCTACCTGGCCTCCTCCGGCGCCCACCCGGGCGGGGGCGTGCACGGAGCGCCGGGTGCCAACGCCGCGCGGGCCGCCCTGCACCGCCACCGGCCACCCGGGCTCGCGCGCGCCCAACGGCTCCTGACCGGCCGCGACCGCACCGGAAACAGACGCTGA